In the genome of Populus nigra chromosome 9, ddPopNigr1.1, whole genome shotgun sequence, one region contains:
- the LOC133703561 gene encoding uncharacterized protein LOC133703561 encodes MGNCCRSASSSVWAGDDWGSMIHDKHQVTMFDEADDHEEHGASIGRRRPLDTSCSSSGSTREVKIKITRRELEEIIMATVNMQGLSMEEVLLARSILEYSSSDHEFEMEHPHGHWKPSLQSIPELN; translated from the coding sequence ATGGGAAATTGCTGTAGAAGTGCATCATCATCGGTATGGGCCGGTGATGACTGGGGGTCGATGATACATGATAAGCATCAAGTCACAATGTTTGATGAAGCTGATGATCACGAGGAACATGGTGCTAGCATTGGAAGAAGGAGGCCGCTTGACACGAGTTGTTCGTCTTCAGGCTCTACCAGAGAGGTGAAGATCAAGATTACAAGGAGGGAACTAGAAGAGATAATAATGGCAACGGTTAACATGCAGGGGTTATCCATGGAAGAAGTCCTGCTGGCTAGGTCGATACTAGAGTACTCTAGTAGTGATCATGAATTTGAAATGGAGCATCCTCATGGCCACTGGAAGCCTTCCCTCCAAAGTATTCCTGAGCTGAATTAG